One Kiritimatiellales bacterium genomic window carries:
- a CDS encoding DMT family transporter produces MRGYWFLLLVVLAWSFEYIFMKISADAISPLTAGAIMFFTGGMLLFFHLILRRELHWKQIVKNAVPLITIGFVGVACNVLLLFGVSLTPTINAAVLGKSDVLFSLLLSFFISHASLRKSAVLFISLMLIRIFILGSGETMELNRSGRNGDWLILGSACLLSVNLFIIKKAVVKSGVALLRCTNCLINAVVFAVLCFVCNVTDDFSKITIGTPAALISADICVYLFFIGYYQAFKYLPIWGIRILMLAIPIVIAIAGVVFLGEYLFGTTVRGDGTDPFRGGRSAALRKLFS; encoded by the coding sequence ATGAGAGGGTACTGGTTTTTGTTACTTGTCGTGCTGGCATGGAGCTTTGAATATATTTTTATGAAAATTTCTGCGGACGCGATTTCACCGTTAACTGCCGGTGCCATTATGTTTTTTACTGGCGGAATGTTACTGTTTTTCCATTTGATACTGCGACGGGAACTTCATTGGAAACAGATTGTAAAAAATGCTGTACCGTTGATAACTATTGGGTTCGTCGGTGTTGCATGTAATGTGCTGCTGCTTTTCGGGGTCAGTTTGACGCCGACGATCAATGCCGCTGTTCTAGGAAAATCAGATGTGCTTTTTTCACTATTATTATCTTTTTTTATTTCTCACGCATCACTGCGTAAAAGTGCTGTTTTATTTATTTCTCTGATGCTGATCAGAATTTTTATTCTGGGTTCCGGTGAAACGATGGAACTAAACCGTTCTGGTCGGAACGGAGACTGGCTAATTCTGGGCAGTGCATGTTTGTTAAGTGTGAATTTATTTATAATAAAAAAAGCGGTTGTAAAATCCGGGGTTGCGTTGCTCAGGTGTACAAATTGCCTGATCAATGCCGTCGTATTCGCAGTATTGTGTTTCGTATGTAACGTAACAGATGACTTTTCAAAAATAACAATTGGAACTCCCGCAGCGCTTATAAGTGCCGATATCTGTGTTTATCTGTTTTTCATCGGATATTATCAGGCATTCAAGTATCTACCGATCTGGGGAATACGCATTTTAATGCTGGCGATTCCTATTGTTATAGCCATTGCCGGTGTGGTGTTTCTCGGGGAGTATCTGTTCGGTACAACAGTTCGCGGGGATGGCACTGATCCTTTTCGGGGTGGCAGGAGCGCTGCACTCCGGAAATTGTTTTCATAA
- a CDS encoding amidohydrolase family protein has translation MKKIDSHHHLIEEAGYVSMLLRTMDRLGIETSALIGLGPLFRHLFIRKPYDPAYKADNDAVEKVSHQHPDRFIPLGFIRLGTDGPETVTELYERGFQGIKFHIPLERYDSKEFFSVYQRVCDHKLPALFHTGVIGLPQPAPGEGISSFNMSCIHLEAVAQELPDMKIIIAHLGVQDYLTALTLIRIFPNIYADLSGSNPGWRANIPLDLWKQLLWFPDAHKKILFGSDVHEAEIGEGITIYENIITAAGWGVAERKSIYYDNAEKIFIPR, from the coding sequence ATGAAAAAAATTGATTCCCATCATCATTTGATAGAAGAGGCGGGGTATGTCTCTATGCTGCTCAGGACGATGGATCGGTTGGGTATCGAAACATCAGCATTAATAGGACTTGGCCCGCTTTTCCGGCATTTATTCATCAGAAAACCATATGATCCTGCCTATAAAGCAGATAATGATGCAGTTGAAAAGGTTTCGCACCAGCACCCTGACCGGTTTATTCCGTTAGGATTCATTCGCCTCGGCACGGACGGACCGGAGACAGTAACAGAGCTGTATGAACGTGGTTTTCAGGGGATAAAATTTCACATTCCTTTAGAACGATATGATTCAAAAGAGTTTTTTTCTGTGTATCAGCGCGTTTGTGATCATAAACTGCCAGCGCTGTTTCACACCGGTGTGATCGGCTTGCCGCAGCCTGCGCCGGGAGAGGGCATTTCATCGTTTAACATGAGTTGTATTCATCTGGAAGCTGTTGCTCAGGAACTGCCGGATATGAAAATAATTATTGCTCATCTGGGTGTGCAGGATTATTTAACCGCGCTCACGTTAATCCGGATTTTTCCGAATATCTATGCTGATCTTTCAGGGTCAAACCCAGGCTGGCGCGCAAATATCCCGCTGGACCTTTGGAAACAGCTATTGTGGTTCCCTGATGCACATAAAAAAATATTATTCGGCAGCGATGTCCATGAAGCCGAAATCGGGGAGGGAATTACGATTTACGAAAATATTATTACCGCCGCCGGCTGGGGTGTTGCAGAACGAAAAAGCATCTACTATGATAATGCGGAAAAAATATTCATCCCGAGGTAG
- a CDS encoding IS1595 family transposase, whose amino-acid sequence MSNKYIFHSRISEHDFRRIIRYFSVDIEASKMAVLTGLSRNTTQVVKNCSVKELLPIIQQKVDTESIVYTDGFKSYDGLVNFGYRKHYRIHHGENEFAAGRNHINGIENFWSIAKVRLSKFRGIHKSTFYLHLKECEFRFNHRHENLYQILLKMFRKRPFNLS is encoded by the coding sequence ATGAGTAATAAATATATTTTCCATTCACGGATTTCGGAGCACGACTTCCGGCGTATTATCCGCTACTTTTCGGTGGATATTGAAGCATCGAAGATGGCTGTTCTTACCGGGCTGAGTCGTAACACAACTCAGGTTGTTAAGAACTGTTCTGTAAAGGAGTTACTTCCTATTATACAACAGAAAGTTGATACAGAATCGATCGTATATACCGATGGATTTAAAAGTTACGATGGCCTGGTAAACTTCGGGTATCGGAAGCATTACAGGATTCATCATGGGGAGAATGAATTTGCTGCCGGACGAAATCATATCAACGGTATTGAAAACTTCTGGAGTATTGCCAAGGTTCGGCTTTCAAAATTCAGAGGAATTCACAAATCAACGTTTTATCTCCATCTGAAAGAGTGTGAATTCCGATTTAATCATCGTCACGAAAACCTCTATCAGATACTGTTAAAAATGTTCAGAAAACGACCCTTTAACTTGTCTTGA
- a CDS encoding LacI family DNA-binding transcriptional regulator, with protein sequence MKKTSRQKTVKIKTKRVGIGFTEIAEACGVSAMTVSRALRPGASISETTRKKILATAEKLGYRINARQGRPRKDEIISRPVVDVVISTATSLSGMFFSKLLVEIEQELNAREHDCAIRCCGIGYADFVSLCNTLRLSRAKKFIILGYFPVDQLKTLLNTVPKAVLVDHAGDPRLEESCETITTDYAEAARKAVRHLLKIKRKRIVLLRGLKDHYFTRDTERGYREALTAHHIEIDESLFLDVDFTAKSANEAIRDALETGLYFDAVFTNDEMALGVLRALSTAGKRVPEDVAIVGCDNLPMGEQTIPSLTTISVDIKKMAGLAVERLLSEKCNDSMQNIQLIPTLIERKSTHIGE encoded by the coding sequence ATGAAAAAAACAAGCCGACAAAAAACAGTTAAAATTAAAACGAAACGTGTGGGTATTGGATTTACTGAAATTGCTGAAGCATGCGGAGTCAGCGCCATGACAGTCAGCCGGGCGCTGCGGCCGGGAGCTTCAATCTCTGAAACAACCCGTAAAAAAATTCTGGCCACCGCCGAAAAACTGGGATACCGGATTAACGCCCGACAGGGACGTCCCCGCAAAGACGAAATTATATCGCGTCCGGTAGTCGACGTTGTAATCAGCACCGCAACGTCTCTGTCCGGCATGTTCTTTTCCAAACTGCTGGTTGAAATTGAACAGGAACTGAATGCCCGTGAGCATGATTGCGCTATTCGATGCTGCGGCATAGGATATGCCGATTTTGTCTCTCTTTGTAATACACTTCGTCTTTCGCGCGCAAAAAAATTTATCATTTTAGGCTATTTTCCCGTTGATCAATTAAAGACATTACTGAATACCGTTCCCAAAGCAGTACTCGTTGACCATGCTGGAGACCCCAGGCTTGAAGAATCCTGTGAAACCATCACTACCGATTACGCTGAAGCCGCCCGCAAAGCAGTACGACATCTGTTGAAAATCAAAAGAAAACGTATTGTACTGTTACGCGGTCTGAAAGACCATTATTTTACCCGCGACACGGAAAGGGGCTATAGAGAAGCTCTGACAGCGCATCATATTGAAATAGATGAGTCTCTTTTTCTGGATGTGGATTTTACTGCCAAAAGTGCTAATGAAGCCATTAGAGACGCATTAGAAACCGGACTGTATTTTGATGCAGTTTTTACCAACGACGAAATGGCGCTCGGCGTTTTGCGCGCCTTATCAACCGCAGGGAAACGAGTACCGGAAGATGTCGCCATTGTTGGCTGCGATAATCTTCCGATGGGAGAACAAACCATTCCGTCCCTGACAACAATCAGTGTCGACATAAAAAAAATGGCTGGATTAGCTGTCGAACGACTGCTTTCAGAAAAATGCAATGATTCGATGCAGAACATACAATTAATTCCAACCCTGATCGAACGGAAGAGTACACACATCGGGGAATAA
- a CDS encoding Gfo/Idh/MocA family oxidoreductase, translating to MAHNKDTSTFAASNGGEKVAVCDRNMCNFATPPAKDKVKVGIIGLGQRGRYGEGGAMHRLPLVADAEITALCDIDEAQVLEAQKKLREVGRPEAKSFFGSEEAWKRMIDLDLDLVYIATPWKQHAMMSLHAMLNGKHAAVEVPAALTLDECWALVETSEKSGRHCMMLENCCYDFFELQTFNMVRQGVFGELTHAEGAYIHNMCNKLSLDDEKNGKIWRFKQNDSKNGNLYPTHGLGPIAQCMNINRGNQFSYMVSMSSQEAAFTDYAVRHGREKYTHLKHYRSDMNTSLIKCVKGQTIMLQHDISTPRPYSRIYLLQGTGGIAYKWPVQNIALAGKDEGHEWLNPEELKELEAKYEHPLSRTIGSIARKIGGHGGMDFIMDYRLIYCLKHGLSLDMDVYDAAAWSCITPLSIESVSKKSVAVDVPDFTRGAWKTNVPLGVVDVDLSETTPAG from the coding sequence ATGGCGCATAACAAGGATACATCAACATTCGCGGCCAGCAACGGCGGGGAAAAAGTAGCAGTGTGCGACCGGAATATGTGCAATTTTGCGACACCACCGGCAAAAGATAAAGTAAAGGTTGGAATCATAGGTCTTGGGCAGCGCGGTCGGTACGGTGAGGGAGGTGCGATGCATCGGCTGCCACTGGTTGCTGATGCGGAGATTACCGCACTTTGTGACATCGATGAAGCTCAGGTGCTTGAAGCGCAGAAAAAGCTTCGCGAGGTCGGCCGGCCAGAGGCAAAATCATTTTTCGGCAGCGAAGAGGCCTGGAAGAGAATGATCGATCTGGATTTAGACCTCGTATACATCGCCACCCCGTGGAAGCAACATGCCATGATGAGCCTGCATGCGATGTTAAACGGTAAACATGCTGCCGTTGAAGTGCCGGCGGCATTGACGCTGGATGAATGCTGGGCATTGGTGGAGACATCGGAAAAAAGCGGCAGACACTGCATGATGCTGGAAAACTGCTGTTATGATTTCTTTGAATTGCAGACATTTAATATGGTGCGTCAAGGGGTGTTTGGTGAATTGACTCATGCCGAAGGCGCTTATATTCATAACATGTGCAACAAACTCTCACTGGACGATGAGAAAAACGGAAAAATCTGGCGCTTTAAACAGAACGATTCGAAGAACGGAAATTTATACCCAACACATGGGCTCGGCCCGATTGCTCAATGTATGAACATTAACCGCGGCAATCAGTTTTCATATATGGTGTCGATGTCAAGCCAGGAAGCCGCGTTTACTGATTATGCGGTACGGCATGGTCGTGAAAAGTACACGCACCTGAAGCATTATCGCAGCGACATGAACACGTCGCTGATCAAATGCGTTAAAGGGCAGACGATTATGCTGCAGCATGATATCAGTACTCCGCGTCCCTACAGCCGGATCTATTTACTGCAGGGGACCGGGGGCATTGCATATAAATGGCCGGTACAAAATATTGCGCTGGCCGGTAAAGACGAGGGACATGAATGGCTGAATCCGGAGGAATTGAAAGAACTGGAAGCAAAATATGAACATCCATTAAGTCGTACGATCGGTTCGATTGCTAGAAAAATCGGTGGACACGGCGGAATGGACTTTATCATGGATTACCGGCTGATCTATTGCCTGAAACACGGGCTGTCGCTGGATATGGATGTGTATGATGCCGCAGCGTGGAGTTGTATTACGCCGTTGAGCATTGAGTCAGTATCTAAAAAAAGTGTAGCAGTGGATGTTCCTGATTTTACGCGCGGTGCCTGGAAAACGAATGTTCCTTTAGGAGTGGTGGATGTTGATTTATCTGAAACAACACCAGCGGGATGA
- a CDS encoding sulfatase-like hydrolase/transferase, which yields MKKPNILILMNDQHHAGCFEYAGHPDVKTPNIDRLAADGVNFRNAFCQNGISVPSRVSLITGQYPSTHGVFGSDTMGIPASLISLPAYLQNFGYQTAMIGKKHMPNWPTHGFQYERLCYHADAPVRELHYYNYLKKHNLHAHYDELGDVEKFTSFDSPIPNEHSMEVWTANEAINYLRTRDRSKPFIAEVSFERPHPPLSPSHDCPFSYDPDALTLPENRRENIGDSPFYFNRNVELKWSAATHGEQVLRQALARYYSLITLIDQQIGRIVESLKETGDLENTIIIFTADHGDFAGEYSRMAKGWSYDAICRIPMIVHFPQRFAPAERIDELIEQIDIFPTLCDLLDIHVPRAVQGKSLLPVLDGVTAPERDTVFFEYATCKTVRTREYKLNYGFDGEKGIGELFDLRNDPHEYENLFNSPAYRDVRETLIRRLLDWQLEIQQPVNWQPADTNYPSTRWFNNPTR from the coding sequence ATGAAGAAACCGAATATTTTAATACTCATGAACGACCAGCATCACGCGGGATGCTTTGAATATGCCGGACATCCGGATGTCAAGACGCCGAATATTGACCGCCTGGCGGCGGATGGCGTGAATTTTCGGAATGCATTTTGTCAAAACGGCATCAGTGTTCCTTCACGGGTTAGTTTAATAACAGGACAGTATCCTTCAACGCACGGTGTTTTCGGCAGTGACACAATGGGGATTCCGGCCTCATTGATCTCGCTGCCGGCATATTTGCAGAACTTCGGCTATCAAACGGCCATGATTGGAAAAAAACATATGCCGAACTGGCCGACTCACGGGTTTCAATATGAGCGGCTTTGTTATCACGCCGATGCGCCGGTGCGTGAGCTCCATTATTACAACTATCTCAAAAAACATAATCTGCATGCACATTATGACGAGCTCGGCGATGTTGAAAAATTCACCAGCTTTGACAGCCCGATTCCGAATGAACATTCGATGGAGGTCTGGACGGCCAACGAAGCGATAAATTATCTTCGTACCCGCGACCGGTCTAAGCCGTTTATTGCGGAAGTCTCCTTCGAACGGCCGCACCCGCCATTGTCGCCTTCGCACGATTGCCCATTCAGCTATGATCCGGACGCGTTAACCCTGCCGGAAAACCGGCGGGAAAATATTGGCGACAGTCCGTTTTATTTTAACCGGAATGTAGAGCTTAAATGGTCGGCCGCCACACATGGTGAACAGGTGTTGCGGCAGGCGCTGGCACGTTATTATTCATTAATTACGCTTATTGACCAGCAGATCGGCCGAATTGTGGAGAGTTTGAAAGAGACGGGCGATCTGGAGAACACAATTATTATTTTCACCGCCGATCACGGAGATTTCGCCGGTGAATACAGCCGGATGGCCAAAGGCTGGAGTTACGACGCCATCTGTCGTATTCCGATGATTGTCCATTTCCCGCAGCGGTTTGCGCCGGCAGAACGCATAGATGAGCTGATTGAGCAGATTGATATTTTCCCGACGTTATGCGACCTGCTTGACATTCATGTTCCCCGGGCGGTGCAGGGGAAATCGCTGCTGCCAGTGCTTGACGGAGTTACGGCACCGGAACGGGACACTGTATTTTTTGAATACGCGACCTGTAAAACAGTTCGTACCCGGGAATACAAATTAAATTATGGATTTGATGGCGAAAAAGGAATCGGTGAGCTGTTTGATTTGCGGAACGATCCGCATGAATATGAAAATCTGTTTAATTCGCCGGCATACCGGGATGTCCGTGAAACGTTAATCCGGCGGCTGCTGGACTGGCAGCTGGAAATACAGCAGCCGGTGAACTGGCAGCCGGCGGATACGAATTATCCGTCAACCCGCTGGTTCAATAATCCGACAAGATGA
- a CDS encoding Xaa-Pro peptidase family protein, with the protein MQKFQTNIKAAGLDAALVHGIECDCANVRYLSEYWPTFEAAGVFVPAEGTPILLIGPESEEYARERSVIPTILKMVPYRESAEPEYPGMPGIVGWTDVLKTAGIGAIKKLGIVSSAITSMPVINSLMAELPDVEIIKADDTLQSLRFIKSEAELACMRKAYEIGELAIKAILNEIKPGMTELQVIGIAQREIYRHGSEYEGHALYCFSGKRTNSGICRPSHKVINANEMIQLNIGARVAGYSSSVGLPFSIGALPADQKDLLEFGLKAHKKTIELMGGGRPAADVVKQYEAWVEEQGYTKFMLYGPCHSIGMMEVERPWMESVSTFNLVPNMTFQVDTFFHTPDYGLRWENGVIIKPQGVELLSQKYMKIVEL; encoded by the coding sequence ATGCAGAAATTTCAGACAAACATTAAAGCTGCCGGGCTTGATGCCGCACTGGTGCACGGCATCGAATGCGACTGCGCCAATGTCCGATATCTTTCTGAATACTGGCCGACGTTTGAAGCCGCCGGAGTTTTCGTGCCGGCTGAAGGAACCCCGATTTTGCTGATCGGCCCGGAAAGTGAAGAGTACGCCAGAGAGCGCAGTGTGATTCCCACGATTCTGAAAATGGTTCCTTACCGTGAATCCGCGGAGCCGGAATATCCGGGAATGCCGGGAATCGTAGGCTGGACCGATGTGCTGAAAACAGCCGGTATAGGAGCAATAAAAAAACTCGGGATTGTGAGTTCTGCGATTACTTCAATGCCGGTGATCAATTCCCTGATGGCCGAACTGCCGGACGTGGAAATTATCAAAGCTGACGATACGCTTCAGTCGCTGCGTTTTATCAAGTCCGAAGCCGAGCTGGCCTGCATGCGCAAAGCTTATGAAATTGGCGAGCTGGCGATTAAAGCAATTTTAAATGAAATTAAGCCGGGCATGACAGAGCTTCAGGTAATCGGAATCGCTCAGCGCGAAATTTATAGGCACGGCAGTGAATATGAAGGGCATGCGCTCTATTGTTTCAGCGGAAAACGTACGAACAGCGGCATCTGCCGTCCAAGTCATAAGGTGATTAATGCCAATGAAATGATCCAGCTTAATATCGGCGCGCGCGTGGCCGGTTATTCGTCCAGTGTCGGTTTGCCGTTTTCCATTGGCGCGCTTCCGGCGGATCAAAAAGACCTGCTGGAATTCGGCTTGAAGGCGCATAAGAAAACGATCGAATTGATGGGTGGCGGACGGCCTGCTGCGGATGTTGTGAAACAGTATGAAGCGTGGGTTGAAGAGCAGGGATACACCAAATTTATGCTGTACGGTCCGTGCCATTCAATCGGAATGATGGAGGTTGAACGTCCATGGATGGAATCGGTTTCCACATTCAATCTGGTTCCGAATATGACCTTCCAGGTGGATACATTTTTCCATACGCCGGATTACGGATTGCGCTGGGAAAACGGCGTTATTATTAAGCCGCAGGGGGTTGAACTGCTTTCGCAGAAATACATGAAAATCGTTGAACTGTAA